The Georgenia sp. TF02-10 genome window below encodes:
- a CDS encoding HAD family phosphatase: MLPSDLPDPALPDPDLPDAVLLDMDGTLVDTEPYWMATEAEVIARHGGSWSAEQGLQLVGNDLRTSARVILDETGIDVDPDDLVTELVGAVAARVRRDGVPWRPGARELLAALADAGVPRALVTMSYRVLTAAVTETSPVAFDTVVAGDEVTHGKPHPEPYLIAARRLGTTAARCVAVEDSAVGATSALAAGAATVAVPLMVPVPAQPGLSRLRTLEDLDLGLLARIAGGEVVDQLEPERSRV, from the coding sequence GTGCTTCCTTCCGACCTGCCTGACCCCGCCCTGCCCGACCCCGACCTACCCGACGCGGTCCTGCTCGACATGGACGGCACCCTCGTGGACACCGAGCCGTACTGGATGGCGACCGAGGCCGAGGTCATCGCCCGCCACGGCGGCAGCTGGTCGGCCGAGCAGGGGCTGCAGCTCGTCGGCAACGACCTGCGGACCTCCGCCCGGGTCATCCTGGACGAGACCGGGATCGACGTGGACCCGGACGACCTGGTGACCGAGCTCGTCGGCGCGGTGGCCGCCCGGGTCCGGCGCGACGGCGTCCCCTGGCGCCCCGGCGCCCGCGAGCTTCTCGCCGCCCTGGCCGACGCAGGGGTACCGCGGGCGCTGGTGACGATGTCCTACCGGGTCCTGACGGCCGCGGTGACCGAGACCTCGCCGGTGGCGTTCGACACCGTCGTGGCCGGTGACGAGGTCACGCACGGCAAGCCGCACCCCGAGCCTTACCTCATCGCCGCCCGGCGGCTGGGCACGACGGCCGCCCGGTGCGTGGCGGTGGAGGACTCCGCGGTGGGTGCGACGTCCGCGCTGGCGGCGGGCGCGGCGACCGTCGCGGTCCCGCTCATGGTCCCGGTCCCGGCGCAGCCCGGCCTGTCCCGGCTCCGCACCCTGGAGGACCTCGACCTGGGCCTCCTCGCCCGCATTGCGGGTGGCGAGGTGGTCGACCAGCTCGAGCCGGAGCGGTCTAGGGTCTGA
- a CDS encoding RecB family exonuclease encodes MTETAVATPVQDAPPRRAALSPSRAKDFQQCPLLYRFRAVDRLPEPPSPAAVKGSLVHAVLERLFDLPAAGRTEPAAQALLNPQWAELQQRRPEVLGMFTGPEDLGTWLVQARSLLTQYFRMENPQRLQPAERELLVETELASGVLLRGYVDRLDVAPDGAVRVVDYKTGRSPNPRFMDEALFQMRFYGLMLWRLHGTVPARLQLVYLGDGRTVAHDPVAEELLATERYLEELWQTISAAARSGEFAPRTSRLCAWCSFQAYCPAFGGEPPAVPEEGLRHLLTVGGVDPAGPGNPAEPAGSAAHATVTEPAVLAEPAALAEPAALTEPAERAEPAGGPGTVRP; translated from the coding sequence ATGACCGAGACCGCCGTCGCCACGCCCGTCCAGGACGCACCGCCCCGCCGGGCGGCGCTGTCGCCGTCGCGCGCCAAGGACTTCCAGCAGTGCCCGCTGCTGTACCGGTTCCGGGCGGTGGACCGGCTCCCGGAGCCGCCGAGCCCGGCGGCGGTCAAGGGCTCGCTCGTGCACGCGGTGCTCGAGCGGCTCTTCGACCTGCCGGCCGCCGGCCGCACCGAGCCGGCCGCGCAGGCCCTGCTGAACCCACAGTGGGCCGAGCTGCAGCAGCGCCGCCCGGAGGTGCTCGGCATGTTCACCGGGCCGGAGGACCTGGGCACCTGGCTGGTCCAGGCCCGGAGCCTGCTCACCCAGTACTTCCGGATGGAGAACCCGCAACGGCTCCAGCCGGCCGAGCGGGAGCTGCTCGTGGAGACCGAGCTCGCCTCCGGGGTCCTGCTGCGCGGGTACGTCGACCGGCTGGACGTCGCCCCGGACGGCGCGGTCCGGGTGGTGGACTACAAGACCGGCCGCTCCCCGAACCCGCGGTTCATGGACGAGGCCCTCTTCCAGATGCGGTTCTACGGGCTGATGCTGTGGCGGCTGCACGGCACCGTCCCGGCGCGGCTCCAGCTGGTCTACCTGGGCGACGGGCGGACGGTCGCGCACGACCCGGTGGCGGAGGAGCTGCTCGCGACCGAGCGGTACCTCGAGGAGCTCTGGCAGACCATCTCCGCCGCTGCCCGGTCCGGGGAGTTCGCGCCGCGGACCTCCCGGCTGTGCGCCTGGTGCAGCTTCCAGGCCTACTGCCCCGCCTTCGGCGGCGAGCCGCCGGCGGTCCCCGAGGAGGGCCTGCGCCACCTGCTCACCGTCGGCGGGGTGGACCCGGCCGGCCCCGGGAACCCGGCGGAGCCGGCCGGGTCCGCAGCGCACGCCACGGTCACCGAGCCGGCCGTGCTCGCGGAGCCGGCCGCGCTCGCCGAGCCCGCCGCTCTCACCGAGCCGGCCGAGCGCGCCGAGCCCGCCGGTGGACCCGGGACGGTCAGACCCTAG
- a CDS encoding site-2 protease family protein, with amino-acid sequence MSRQPRPARASTAGWVLFRLGGVPVVLAPSWLLIAAVLLALYYPVVRGLVPRAPTGTVAATTAAFVVMLFVSVLVHELAHGLVAARLGSRPREYVITFWGGHTAFERELPTPGASAAVSAAGPAANAVLAAAAWAATQLPGPALPLWLVLWGAVVSNTIVAVFNLLPGLPLDGGRILEAAVWRATGDRLRGTTVAAWGGRVVVVAVVAAVLLWPLLEGRRPGLGTVLWVAILGSFLWAGAGQSLAAARTLRAARTLDLLALLRPAAALPATASVADAEPALARGAAVVVIDGGRPVAVVDVTAVVAVPAERRATTPVAAVAHPLAAEQVLPPLTGAAAAQAVARAQEHGSVAVVGDAAGVRGIVSVADVAAALRRPAVHRRG; translated from the coding sequence GTGAGCCGCCAGCCGCGCCCGGCCCGGGCCTCCACCGCGGGCTGGGTGCTGTTCCGGCTCGGCGGCGTGCCGGTGGTGCTGGCCCCGTCCTGGCTGCTCATCGCCGCCGTCCTGCTGGCCCTGTACTACCCGGTCGTGCGCGGGCTGGTCCCGCGCGCGCCGACCGGCACGGTCGCCGCGACCACCGCGGCGTTCGTCGTCATGCTCTTCGTCTCGGTGCTCGTGCACGAGCTCGCCCACGGCCTGGTGGCCGCCCGCCTCGGGTCCCGCCCGCGGGAGTACGTCATCACCTTCTGGGGCGGCCACACCGCCTTCGAGCGCGAGCTGCCCACGCCCGGCGCCTCCGCCGCCGTCTCGGCCGCCGGCCCTGCCGCGAACGCCGTCCTCGCGGCCGCCGCCTGGGCCGCGACGCAGCTGCCTGGCCCGGCGCTGCCGCTGTGGCTGGTGCTGTGGGGCGCCGTCGTCTCCAACACCATCGTGGCGGTGTTCAACCTGCTGCCCGGGCTGCCGCTGGACGGCGGGCGGATCCTCGAGGCCGCGGTTTGGCGGGCCACCGGCGACCGGCTCCGCGGCACCACCGTGGCCGCCTGGGGCGGCCGGGTGGTCGTCGTCGCGGTGGTCGCGGCGGTCCTCCTGTGGCCGTTGCTGGAGGGCCGTCGGCCGGGCCTGGGCACCGTCCTCTGGGTCGCCATCCTCGGCTCGTTCCTGTGGGCCGGGGCCGGGCAGTCCCTCGCCGCCGCCCGGACCCTGCGCGCCGCCCGCACCCTGGACCTGCTCGCCCTGCTCCGCCCGGCGGCCGCCCTGCCGGCGACGGCCAGCGTGGCCGACGCTGAGCCCGCCCTGGCCCGCGGGGCGGCGGTGGTCGTGATCGACGGCGGCCGGCCGGTCGCCGTCGTCGACGTCACCGCGGTGGTCGCCGTGCCGGCGGAGCGCCGCGCCACCACGCCGGTGGCCGCCGTCGCCCACCCGCTGGCCGCCGAGCAGGTCCTGCCCCCGCTCACCGGGGCCGCCGCCGCGCAGGCCGTCGCCCGGGCGCAGGAGCACGGGTCGGTCGCCGTCGTCGGTGACGCCGCCGGGGTGCGCGGGATCGTGTCGGTGGCCGACGTCGCCGCGGCCCTGCGCAGGCCCGCCGTCCACCGCCGCGGGTAA
- a CDS encoding tRNA (adenine-N1)-methyltransferase — protein sequence MTTEPTPPAGDAPPPGPARRRGPLRAGERVQLTDAKGRQYTVVLTHDGYFQSQRGSFHHRELIGAEDGTVLTTATGHQLLALRPLLSDYVLSMPRGAAVIYPKDAAQVVQMGDIYPGARVVEAGVGSGGLAMSLLSAIGERGHLLSVERRADFAEIAVANVESWFGGPHPAWEVVVGDLAEVLPARAGPATVDRVVLDMLAPWENLAAVAEALVPGGLVLAYVATTTQLSRFVEDLRGTEQFAEPRAWESMVRTWHLEGLAVRPDHRMIGHTGFLVTARRLAPGMTPPQRTRRPAKGAYAPDGDWAPEDVGERTVADKKVRRVRRDVARRAAMEATGLASGSGAPPAADDGG from the coding sequence GTGACCACCGAGCCCACCCCGCCCGCCGGCGACGCGCCACCGCCCGGACCGGCCCGCCGCCGCGGACCCCTGCGGGCCGGCGAGCGGGTGCAGCTGACCGACGCCAAGGGCCGGCAGTACACCGTCGTGCTCACCCACGACGGCTACTTCCAGAGCCAGCGGGGCTCCTTCCACCACCGCGAGCTCATCGGCGCCGAGGACGGCACCGTGCTGACCACGGCCACCGGCCACCAGCTCCTGGCCCTGCGGCCCCTGCTCAGCGACTACGTGCTCTCCATGCCCCGCGGCGCGGCGGTCATCTACCCCAAGGACGCGGCGCAGGTGGTCCAGATGGGCGACATCTACCCCGGCGCGCGGGTGGTGGAGGCCGGCGTCGGCTCCGGCGGGCTGGCCATGAGCCTGCTCTCCGCGATCGGCGAGCGCGGGCACCTGCTCTCCGTCGAGCGCCGCGCCGACTTCGCCGAGATCGCCGTCGCCAACGTCGAGTCCTGGTTCGGCGGGCCGCACCCGGCCTGGGAGGTGGTCGTCGGCGACCTCGCCGAGGTGCTGCCCGCCCGGGCCGGGCCGGCCACGGTGGACCGGGTGGTCCTGGACATGCTGGCCCCGTGGGAGAACCTGGCCGCCGTCGCCGAGGCGCTCGTCCCCGGCGGGCTGGTCCTGGCCTACGTCGCCACCACCACCCAGCTCAGCCGGTTCGTGGAGGACCTGCGCGGCACCGAGCAGTTCGCCGAGCCGCGGGCCTGGGAGTCGATGGTGCGGACCTGGCACCTCGAAGGGCTGGCGGTGCGCCCGGACCACAGGATGATCGGCCACACCGGCTTCCTCGTCACCGCCCGCCGCCTAGCGCCCGGCATGACCCCGCCGCAGCGCACCCGGCGGCCGGCCAAGGGTGCCTACGCGCCCGACGGCGACTGGGCGCCGGAGGACGTGGGGGAGCGGACCGTCGCGGACAAGAAGGTGCGGCGGGTCCGGCGCGATGTCGCCCGCCGCGCGGCGATGGAGGCCACCGGGCTGGCGTCCGGGTCGGGCGCCCCGCCCGCCGCGGACGACGGCGGCTGA
- a CDS encoding CopG family transcriptional regulator, with protein sequence MAERETIKGTPVTEEQIAAWADEAEAGYDVEALKKRGRGRPGRGAGPSQVVALRLTADEVADLDARAEREGKSRSEVIREALAFT encoded by the coding sequence ATGGCTGAGCGCGAGACGATCAAGGGCACTCCTGTCACCGAGGAGCAGATCGCAGCATGGGCGGACGAGGCTGAGGCCGGATACGATGTCGAGGCACTGAAGAAGCGCGGCCGTGGGCGACCTGGCCGTGGCGCTGGGCCGTCACAGGTTGTTGCGCTGCGCCTCACCGCGGACGAGGTCGCCGACCTTGATGCACGGGCCGAACGTGAAGGCAAGTCTCGCTCCGAGGTGATCCGGGAGGCCTTGGCCTTCACGTGA
- a CDS encoding aminoglycoside 6-adenylyltransferase, whose product MDYSCALEALIRWAQGHTDVRALVLTGSAAAEAAHPLSDRDIEVFTTDVEALLRDESWWSDLGEVLVVERLEDGGGNPTRLIYYAGGKLDFTLLPAPRLTGRVYARPFRVLLDKDGAAATASLSTSSREPPSPPSAAEFEESINWAWAAALMQAKAIVRDEPWSAKLRDQDLKAELLRMIEWDHHAQHGAGLDTRYLGTRMRQWMDTDIQHALEHCWGGLDGDDSTRALLATTELYRTLAERTATALGLPRFDHERVEAEMHTILDFHSA is encoded by the coding sequence ATGGACTACTCGTGTGCGCTAGAAGCCTTGATCCGGTGGGCGCAGGGCCACACTGACGTTCGGGCGCTCGTGCTGACCGGATCGGCCGCCGCCGAAGCCGCACATCCGCTCTCCGACCGGGATATCGAAGTGTTCACCACGGACGTCGAGGCGCTTCTGCGAGACGAGTCGTGGTGGAGTGACCTCGGCGAAGTGCTCGTCGTCGAACGGCTCGAAGACGGCGGCGGCAACCCGACCCGCCTGATCTACTATGCGGGCGGCAAGCTCGACTTCACCCTGCTACCCGCGCCGCGTCTGACCGGTCGAGTGTATGCGCGCCCGTTCCGGGTGCTGCTCGACAAAGACGGCGCTGCCGCGACCGCCTCACTGTCCACGTCCTCCCGAGAGCCGCCCTCGCCGCCCTCGGCGGCAGAGTTCGAGGAGTCGATCAACTGGGCGTGGGCGGCTGCCCTGATGCAGGCCAAGGCCATCGTGCGCGACGAGCCGTGGTCAGCGAAACTACGCGACCAAGACCTGAAAGCCGAACTGCTGCGGATGATTGAATGGGATCACCATGCCCAGCACGGCGCAGGGCTCGACACCCGCTACCTTGGCACGAGGATGCGACAGTGGATGGACACCGATATCCAGCACGCTCTCGAACACTGCTGGGGCGGCCTCGACGGTGACGACTCGACACGGGCGCTCCTCGCGACCACCGAGCTGTACCGCACCCTCGCCGAGCGCACCGCCACAGCGCTCGGTCTCCCGCGCTTCGACCACGAGCGAGTCGAAGCCGAAATGCATACCATCCTCGACTTCCACTCCGCCTGA
- a CDS encoding type II toxin-antitoxin system Phd/YefM family antitoxin, which translates to MATITHRELRNNSADILRRVAAGEAMEVTNRGVVVAYLSPAATPVLPFPVSRPARRSGGWSALPKVALGRSVSEIVDDEREDR; encoded by the coding sequence GTGGCTACCATCACGCATCGCGAACTACGCAACAACTCCGCCGACATCCTGCGCCGTGTCGCCGCCGGGGAGGCGATGGAGGTGACGAACCGCGGCGTCGTCGTCGCCTATCTCTCTCCTGCCGCGACTCCGGTGCTGCCATTCCCGGTATCGCGGCCCGCTCGGCGAAGCGGCGGTTGGTCGGCGCTCCCGAAGGTCGCGCTCGGTCGTTCCGTGAGTGAGATTGTCGATGACGAGCGCGAGGATCGCTGA
- a CDS encoding type II toxin-antitoxin system VapC family toxin — MTAAASTPVQVVYLDTSAAVKLISDERESDGLRSYLDEGMAVVSSDLLETELRRIGMRHRIDQVLITAVLDGVTLTPLTRDQFRKAGLYPQVGLRSLDALHLAGALGIEAAAILTYDTRLAEAARANGLKVVAPE; from the coding sequence ATGACGGCTGCTGCATCGACGCCAGTGCAGGTGGTCTATCTCGACACCTCGGCGGCGGTGAAGCTCATCAGCGACGAGCGGGAGTCGGACGGACTGCGCAGCTACCTGGACGAAGGGATGGCTGTGGTCTCCAGTGATCTCCTGGAGACCGAGCTACGCCGGATCGGTATGCGCCACCGCATCGATCAGGTACTGATCACCGCCGTCCTTGACGGCGTGACGTTGACCCCACTGACGAGGGACCAGTTCCGCAAAGCGGGCCTGTACCCGCAGGTCGGCCTGCGCAGTCTCGATGCGCTGCACCTCGCCGGTGCACTGGGTATCGAGGCGGCGGCGATCCTGACCTACGACACCAGGCTCGCCGAGGCTGCCCGTGCGAACGGACTGAAGGTCGTCGCGCCGGAGTAA
- a CDS encoding type II toxin-antitoxin system Phd/YefM family antitoxin: MPTVPISAAAARLDDLVDQVVSSRTAVTITRDGRPAVVLVSAEEWEALQETLFWLSLDGVRADVDNGRAAAEAGGTLSEAEVRARLCRPAKG, translated from the coding sequence ATGCCCACCGTCCCGATCAGTGCCGCGGCGGCGCGGCTGGACGACCTGGTCGACCAGGTGGTCAGCAGCCGCACGGCCGTGACCATCACGAGGGACGGCCGGCCGGCCGTGGTGCTGGTCTCGGCGGAGGAGTGGGAGGCCCTGCAGGAGACGCTGTTCTGGCTCTCCCTCGACGGCGTGCGCGCCGACGTCGACAACGGCCGCGCCGCGGCCGAGGCCGGCGGGACGCTGTCCGAGGCGGAGGTCCGCGCGCGGCTGTGTCGACCCGCGAAGGGTTGA
- the arc gene encoding proteasome ATPase: MPQVDRYSEARARELEQQAISLASKNERLAQALDTARQRLVQLQDQLDSVAKPPGSYGTFFAADLEEREADVFVGGRKMRVAASAAVPLGALRPGQEVRLNEQLLLVGAGSFDTTGEIVTVKEVLDGDRVLVLARSDDERVMRLAGPLLTERVRVGDALTADIRTGFLTGRVVRSEVEELLLEETPDTDYSDIGGLGPQIEQIRDTVELPFLHPGLYREHGLKPPKGVLLYGPPGCGKTLIAKAVATSLATTAARRREEEDGDARPTGSPRSYFLNIKGPELLNKYVGETERQIRVIFARAREKAAQGIPVVIFFDEMESLFRTRGTGVSSDVETTIVPQLLSEIDGVEKLENVIIIGASNREDMIDPAILRPGRLDVKIKVERPDADGAREIFAKYLTPDLPLHPGELARHDGDPVATVAAMVATTVEALYGTGPENEFLEVTYAGGDKEVLYIKDFASGAMIANIVDRAKKRAIKDLLATGERGLRTEHLLAALAAEMRENEDLPNTTNPDEWARVSGKKGERITYIRTLSPARAPGAVAGGRALAGTGLPGDVGTGLPGDVGTGLPGDGGPGLPDVSPAPANGATGPADVGNAPAEDIETITPTPGYL; this comes from the coding sequence ATGCCCCAGGTGGACCGGTACAGCGAGGCGCGGGCCCGCGAGCTCGAGCAGCAGGCGATCTCGCTGGCCAGCAAGAACGAGCGGCTCGCCCAGGCCCTCGACACCGCCCGGCAGCGCCTGGTCCAGCTCCAGGACCAGCTGGACTCCGTCGCCAAGCCCCCCGGCTCCTACGGCACCTTCTTCGCCGCCGACCTCGAGGAGCGCGAGGCCGACGTCTTCGTCGGCGGCCGAAAGATGCGCGTCGCCGCCTCCGCCGCCGTCCCGCTCGGCGCGCTGCGGCCCGGCCAGGAGGTCCGCCTGAACGAGCAGCTGCTGCTCGTCGGCGCCGGGAGCTTCGACACCACCGGCGAGATCGTCACCGTCAAGGAGGTCCTGGACGGGGACCGCGTGCTCGTCCTGGCCCGCAGCGACGACGAGCGGGTGATGCGCCTGGCCGGCCCGCTGCTCACCGAGCGGGTCCGGGTGGGGGATGCACTGACCGCCGACATACGCACCGGGTTCCTCACCGGCCGGGTGGTGCGCTCGGAGGTCGAGGAGCTCCTGCTGGAGGAGACCCCGGACACCGACTACAGCGACATCGGCGGCCTCGGCCCGCAGATCGAGCAGATCCGGGACACCGTCGAGCTGCCGTTCCTCCACCCCGGCCTCTACCGCGAGCACGGCCTCAAGCCGCCCAAGGGCGTGCTGCTGTACGGCCCGCCCGGGTGCGGCAAGACCCTGATCGCCAAGGCCGTGGCGACCTCGCTGGCCACCACCGCCGCCCGCCGTCGGGAAGAGGAGGACGGCGACGCCCGCCCCACCGGCTCCCCGCGCAGCTACTTCCTCAACATCAAGGGCCCCGAGCTGCTCAACAAATACGTCGGCGAGACCGAGCGGCAGATCCGGGTCATCTTCGCCCGCGCCCGGGAGAAGGCCGCGCAGGGCATCCCGGTGGTCATCTTCTTCGACGAGATGGAGTCCCTCTTCCGCACCCGCGGCACCGGGGTCTCCTCCGACGTCGAGACCACGATCGTCCCCCAGCTCCTCAGCGAGATCGACGGGGTGGAGAAGCTGGAGAACGTCATCATCATCGGCGCCTCCAACCGCGAGGACATGATCGACCCCGCGATCCTGCGCCCCGGCCGCCTGGACGTGAAGATCAAGGTCGAGCGCCCGGACGCCGACGGCGCCCGGGAGATCTTCGCCAAGTACCTCACCCCCGACCTGCCGCTGCACCCCGGCGAGCTCGCCCGGCACGACGGCGACCCGGTCGCCACCGTGGCCGCCATGGTCGCGACCACCGTCGAGGCGCTCTACGGCACCGGGCCGGAGAACGAGTTCCTCGAGGTGACCTACGCCGGCGGGGACAAGGAGGTCCTGTACATCAAGGACTTCGCCTCCGGCGCGATGATCGCCAACATCGTCGACCGGGCCAAGAAGCGGGCCATCAAGGACCTGCTCGCCACCGGTGAGCGGGGCCTGCGCACAGAGCACCTGCTCGCCGCGCTGGCCGCGGAGATGCGGGAGAACGAGGACCTGCCCAACACCACCAACCCCGACGAGTGGGCCCGGGTCAGCGGCAAGAAGGGGGAGCGGATCACCTACATCCGCACCCTCAGCCCCGCCCGCGCGCCGGGCGCGGTCGCCGGCGGCCGCGCCCTGGCCGGCACCGGGCTGCCGGGCGACGTCGGCACCGGGCTGCCGGGCGACGTCGGCACCGGGCTGCCGGGCGACGGCGGCCCTGGCCTGCCCGACGTCAGCCCGGCTCCCGCCAACGGCGCGACCGGCCCGGCCGACGTCGGGAATGCGCCCGCGGAGGACATCGAGACCATCACCCCCACCCCCGGGTACCTGTGA
- the dop gene encoding depupylase/deamidase Dop, whose protein sequence is MSVHRPMGIETEYGLIEPGNPDANPIELATHVVTAYAGAALRGAPVRWDYAGEDPLADARGFRLDRAAAHPSQLTDDPTAPAPPAGDGDGARARTTTLRRPSAAELALPTAANAVLTNGARLYVDHAHPEYSSPEVTSPLDAVRWDRAGESVMRRAMDALRATPTAPAVVLYKNNVDGKGAAYGTHENYLVSRDVAFGDLVRYLTPFFVTRPVFCGAGRVGLGQRSERPGFQIAQRADYVENDVGLETTFNRPIINTRDEPHADPTRYRRLHVIGGDANLFDVSTYLKTGTTALLLWLLENGGAPLALDALALANPVGETWAVSHDPGLTHRLTLADGREMTALQIQGAYLEIVDDAVRRAAGPAGVDPATADVLARWAGVLDRLATDRASAAAEVEWVAKLELLEGMRRREALPWDHPKLRALDLQWADLRPERSIVARLAAAGRVERLVTDADVAAAEHTPPADTRAWFRGEVVARYPGQVAGASWESVVLDLPGADHLVRVPMTDPLRGTRAHVGALLAGAETAAELVEALTGRAPAS, encoded by the coding sequence ATGAGCGTGCACCGCCCGATGGGCATCGAGACCGAGTACGGCCTGATCGAGCCCGGCAACCCCGACGCCAACCCGATCGAGCTCGCCACCCACGTGGTCACCGCCTACGCCGGGGCGGCGCTGCGCGGGGCGCCGGTGCGGTGGGACTACGCCGGGGAGGACCCGCTCGCCGACGCCCGCGGCTTCCGGCTGGACCGGGCCGCGGCGCACCCCTCCCAGCTCACCGACGACCCCACCGCCCCCGCCCCGCCGGCCGGCGACGGCGACGGCGCCCGGGCGCGGACCACCACCCTGCGCCGGCCCAGCGCGGCCGAGCTCGCCCTGCCCACCGCGGCCAACGCCGTGCTGACCAACGGCGCCCGCCTCTACGTCGACCACGCCCACCCGGAGTACTCCAGCCCCGAGGTCACCAGCCCGCTGGACGCGGTGCGCTGGGACCGGGCCGGGGAGAGCGTCATGCGCCGCGCCATGGACGCCCTCCGGGCCACCCCCACCGCGCCCGCCGTCGTGCTGTACAAGAACAACGTCGACGGCAAGGGCGCGGCCTACGGCACCCACGAGAACTACCTGGTCAGCCGGGACGTCGCCTTCGGCGACCTGGTCCGCTACCTCACCCCGTTCTTCGTCACCCGGCCGGTCTTCTGCGGCGCCGGCCGGGTCGGGCTGGGCCAGCGCAGCGAGCGGCCCGGGTTCCAGATCGCCCAGCGCGCGGACTACGTGGAGAACGACGTCGGCCTGGAGACCACCTTCAACCGGCCCATCATCAACACCCGGGACGAGCCGCACGCCGACCCCACCCGGTACCGCCGGCTGCACGTCATCGGCGGGGACGCCAACCTGTTCGACGTCTCCACCTACCTCAAGACGGGCACCACCGCCCTGCTGCTGTGGCTGCTGGAGAACGGCGGGGCGCCCCTGGCGCTGGACGCGCTTGCCCTGGCCAACCCGGTGGGGGAGACCTGGGCGGTCAGCCACGACCCGGGCCTGACCCACCGGCTCACCCTCGCCGACGGCCGGGAGATGACCGCCCTGCAGATCCAGGGCGCGTACCTGGAGATCGTCGACGACGCCGTGCGCCGCGCCGCCGGGCCGGCCGGGGTGGACCCGGCCACCGCCGACGTCCTGGCCCGGTGGGCCGGCGTGCTCGACCGGCTGGCCACCGACCGGGCCTCCGCCGCCGCCGAGGTGGAGTGGGTCGCCAAGCTCGAGCTGCTCGAGGGCATGCGCCGGCGCGAGGCCCTGCCCTGGGACCACCCCAAGCTCCGGGCGCTGGACCTGCAGTGGGCGGACCTGCGCCCGGAGCGGTCCATCGTCGCCCGGCTGGCCGCCGCCGGCCGGGTCGAGCGGCTGGTGACCGACGCCGACGTGGCCGCCGCCGAGCACACCCCGCCGGCCGACACCCGGGCGTGGTTCCGCGGGGAGGTCGTGGCCCGGTACCCCGGGCAGGTGGCCGGGGCGAGCTGGGAGTCGGTCGTGCTGGACCTGCCCGGCGCCGACCACCTCGTCCGGGTGCCGATGACCGACCCGCTGCGCGGCACCCGCGCGCACGTCGGCGCGCTGCTGGCGGGGGCCGAGACCGCCGCGGAGCTGGTCGAGGCGCTCACCGGGCGGGCGCCCGCGTCGTAA
- a CDS encoding ubiquitin-like protein Pup, with the protein MAEQEQRRTTRREDPGPEPVGPPVTAAAQVRTQEVDSLLDEIDSVLEANAESFVQGFVQKGGQ; encoded by the coding sequence ATGGCAGAGCAGGAGCAGCGGCGCACCACCCGGCGGGAGGACCCCGGGCCCGAGCCCGTCGGCCCGCCGGTGACCGCCGCGGCCCAGGTCCGCACCCAGGAGGTCGACAGCCTCCTCGACGAGATCGACTCCGTCCTGGAGGCCAACGCCGAGTCCTTCGTGCAGGGCTTCGTGCAGAAGGGCGGGCAGTGA